Proteins from one Gimesia maris genomic window:
- a CDS encoding alpha-keto acid decarboxylase family protein — MSARKSTTGSKPASTKSRITSKQATRSKAAKHNGKVHTIGSYLVQRLQDYGVTDLFGIPGDFVLQFYGMLEESPIRVVGTTREDNAGYAADGYARVHGLGAVCVTYCVGGLSLCNSIAGAYAEKSPVIVISGAPGMSERATDPLLHHRVKDFHTQRDVFEKITVATALLDDPMTAFLEIDRCLEACVRFKRPVYLELPRDCVHKQAVIPHVPDDSQPVSDSNALRESLAEAKELIEASKKPVIIAGVEVHRFGLREEVLGFAEKFKIPMCATILGKSVVSESHPLYLGVYEGAMGRSEVQKYVEESDCVILLGTFMTDINLGIYTAHLDPGKCIYATSEKLRISYHHFHDVIFSDFVTALEKQKMKVVTRKIPDNVRPQQLEFKVKPAQPVTTKHLFESINQILTDETVVVTDVGDCLFGAVDLMINTHTKFLSPAYYTSMGFAIPASLGAQVANQNLRPIVLVGDGAFQMTCLELSTALKLGFNPIVIVLNNKGYTTERFLQEGPFNDIPDWKYHNITDLIGGGWGFEVSTEGDLEKAIKAALANKDSLSVINVHLKPTDVSPALTRLADKMSKTL, encoded by the coding sequence ATGTCAGCGCGAAAATCCACAACCGGTTCAAAGCCTGCTTCAACGAAATCACGCATTACCTCAAAGCAGGCTACCCGTTCCAAAGCAGCGAAACACAACGGAAAAGTACACACCATTGGCAGCTATCTGGTGCAGCGGTTGCAGGATTATGGTGTCACCGATCTGTTCGGCATCCCCGGCGATTTTGTACTGCAGTTCTATGGCATGCTGGAAGAGAGTCCGATCCGAGTTGTGGGTACAACCCGTGAAGATAATGCCGGCTATGCAGCCGATGGTTACGCGCGGGTGCATGGTCTGGGAGCCGTTTGTGTCACTTATTGCGTCGGCGGATTGAGTCTTTGTAATTCCATTGCGGGTGCCTATGCAGAAAAATCCCCGGTGATTGTTATCAGTGGAGCACCGGGCATGTCAGAGCGGGCCACCGATCCCCTGCTTCATCATCGTGTGAAAGATTTTCATACACAGCGCGATGTCTTTGAGAAAATTACAGTTGCAACAGCATTACTTGATGATCCCATGACGGCTTTCCTGGAGATCGATCGATGTCTGGAAGCTTGTGTCAGATTCAAGCGGCCGGTTTATCTGGAGTTGCCGCGTGACTGTGTTCACAAGCAGGCTGTGATTCCCCATGTGCCTGATGACAGTCAGCCAGTCAGTGACAGTAATGCACTGAGAGAATCGCTGGCAGAAGCGAAGGAATTAATCGAGGCCAGTAAAAAGCCTGTGATCATCGCAGGGGTTGAAGTCCATCGTTTTGGTTTACGGGAAGAGGTACTTGGTTTTGCGGAAAAATTTAAGATTCCGATGTGTGCCACGATTCTGGGAAAGTCGGTCGTGAGCGAATCTCACCCGCTTTACCTGGGAGTGTATGAAGGCGCGATGGGGCGAAGCGAAGTGCAGAAGTACGTCGAAGAGAGTGACTGTGTCATACTTCTGGGGACCTTTATGACAGACATCAATCTCGGGATTTATACAGCCCATCTGGACCCGGGCAAATGTATCTATGCTACCAGCGAAAAATTACGAATCAGTTATCATCACTTTCATGACGTGATTTTCTCGGACTTTGTTACTGCCCTGGAAAAACAGAAAATGAAAGTGGTCACTCGGAAAATCCCCGATAATGTCCGTCCGCAGCAGCTGGAGTTCAAAGTCAAACCGGCCCAGCCTGTCACGACAAAACATCTTTTTGAAAGCATCAACCAGATTCTGACAGATGAAACGGTGGTGGTAACGGATGTCGGTGACTGTCTGTTCGGAGCCGTCGATCTGATGATCAATACGCATACCAAGTTCCTCAGTCCTGCCTACTATACGTCGATGGGATTTGCGATTCCGGCTTCTCTGGGAGCGCAGGTTGCTAACCAGAACCTGAGGCCGATTGTTCTGGTAGGTGATGGCGCCTTTCAGATGACGTGCCTGGAGCTTTCGACGGCTCTCAAACTGGGGTTCAACCCGATTGTGATCGTGCTCAACAATAAGGGGTACACAACCGAACGTTTTCTGCAGGAAGGTCCGTTCAATGATATTCCCGACTGGAAATATCATAATATTACCGATCTGATCGGAGGAGGCTGGGGCTTTGAAGTCAGCACGGAAGGAGATCTGGAAAAAGCCATCAAGGCCGCACTGGCGAATAAAGACAGTTTGAGTGTCATCAATG
- a CDS encoding family 10 glycosylhydrolase: protein MKRTLIVTWTILGMVLLAPAYAGAADTRTIPVRIRIEWGESIPRHWKAQFDLTGCELLSAKSLGVDADEAAVLKSAGQTVRYQPHSQRVFNSVEFMVRGIADAKLQVQVQDRDDPLVSLNQQFDLKNILAQKAIIPISQTAAQLIVQQAPGDAFALRVRNPYLIFKPDEEIRIQAFPQFLFDEKVSPGGELNWSIQRARSGDPVTSGVLPLPTQDLAVLLKQGISLSVKAPETGEYNLVVNFGNHRAEVQFAVLSQKQSPLPVKALIPDSGILVDEFSLSGTLDHHDLIKRRPGSRFRNSLKSFFKANPAIEQAATRSPPWSACHLKIRNRHRPHKLLLTYPRRPGTRLGFSILEPDAAGQLVPVGIDSGVYQAGTDMTAKDQSEESQVEILFWPKIDDPILLFHSLGSSEPAEVTKVEVYELPARMHSRAVSAGEVSSLVEKSRLTGPYLQKPLLPEIFGATQVLDSKSNRSLDDWQTFREAGERLAYYLNYHSFNSILMAVSADGSAIYPSEFLAPTPRYDSGVYHSSGQDVVRKDVLELLFQIFNREKLTLVPELQFSSMLNSLEQMLHDDSRNSAGIELVNSAGQTWREAKGTSRGQAPFYNPLDPRVQAEIVKIFRELVVRYKRHPSFQGVAVQLSLNGYLQLPGLDWGYDDQTVQQFQKETGIKIPFSSEANRYQDRYRFLTTTALPQWTQWRCQKIRELHQLLADVLQAESPDAQIVFSARELLPSRSRNGDVVTALKGGTMFRPILMELGLDFSHYDQIENAVVLRPGQYNSQQQVSSFAHVLNTHPSVDDAFKSRVGGALYYHDPVEIRIAEFDRISPWQPAFTWLVSQVSPADESNRKRYIHSIARQDPYYIFDGGWTIPFGQERATKSIRSQFQQLPSRPFQTVDTASQPVVTRLSRGKEKAFFYFVNDFPYQCHVTVEATVPSKAPVISLQSGDILAASRSGGESRQYSITLTPFDFQAFRIDDSQIQIQSVRCEIAKQDLMHLQAKIEQKKQSLVKLHQSMDELTAVVFHADFETKSSRDYILAGWESKVSQGNAWTIDSTESHSGKTSLVLGTAPGNNFLRTNQIPLQDSRYLNMSVWMKSNASDMQVRIALEAEQNGRLKVQSAIISVDQQWRKYLFRVKDIPVDQIRNAHIVVEKLGSEKLWIDDVDLQIHQISPEDDRQLTKLVSTLALAWDSQRYLDCYRLLCSYWGQFGDTAELPATPADEQTPVKHAERRGIRKLLQR, encoded by the coding sequence GTGAAACGAACCTTAATAGTAACCTGGACTATCCTCGGGATGGTGCTGTTGGCTCCCGCGTATGCAGGGGCCGCGGATACGCGGACGATTCCAGTCAGGATTCGGATTGAGTGGGGAGAATCGATTCCCCGCCACTGGAAGGCACAATTTGATTTAACAGGTTGTGAGCTACTTTCAGCAAAATCCCTGGGCGTTGATGCAGATGAAGCTGCTGTATTGAAGTCTGCTGGTCAGACGGTTCGGTATCAGCCACATTCGCAACGTGTGTTTAACAGTGTTGAGTTCATGGTTCGTGGTATTGCTGACGCGAAGCTCCAGGTGCAGGTACAGGACCGCGATGATCCTCTTGTCTCATTGAATCAGCAGTTTGATTTGAAGAACATTCTGGCTCAGAAAGCAATCATTCCCATCAGCCAGACTGCGGCACAGTTGATTGTACAGCAGGCTCCCGGGGATGCTTTTGCCTTACGCGTCAGGAACCCATATCTTATCTTCAAACCAGATGAAGAAATCAGGATTCAGGCATTCCCCCAGTTTCTCTTCGATGAGAAAGTCTCACCAGGCGGTGAATTAAACTGGAGTATTCAACGGGCACGTTCAGGAGACCCTGTTACTTCCGGGGTGCTCCCACTGCCAACACAGGATCTGGCAGTACTGTTGAAACAGGGAATCAGCCTGTCTGTTAAAGCACCTGAGACAGGTGAATATAATCTGGTGGTGAACTTCGGAAATCATCGCGCTGAAGTCCAGTTTGCCGTACTTTCACAAAAACAGTCTCCACTGCCTGTCAAAGCCCTGATTCCTGATTCCGGAATTCTGGTCGATGAATTTTCTCTGAGCGGCACTCTCGATCATCATGATCTGATAAAACGACGTCCAGGCAGTCGGTTCAGAAATTCATTGAAGTCATTTTTTAAAGCCAATCCAGCGATTGAGCAGGCTGCCACGCGGTCTCCCCCCTGGTCTGCCTGTCATTTGAAGATTAGAAATCGGCATCGTCCTCACAAGTTGCTGTTAACCTATCCGCGGCGTCCCGGCACCAGACTGGGGTTCAGTATTCTGGAGCCTGATGCAGCTGGCCAACTGGTTCCCGTCGGTATCGATTCAGGAGTTTACCAGGCGGGTACTGATATGACTGCGAAAGACCAGTCCGAAGAATCCCAGGTGGAAATACTTTTCTGGCCGAAAATAGATGATCCCATCCTGTTATTTCATAGCCTGGGATCCTCAGAGCCCGCAGAAGTGACAAAAGTCGAAGTTTATGAGCTTCCTGCACGCATGCATTCGCGCGCTGTGTCTGCAGGCGAAGTCAGCTCTCTTGTTGAAAAGAGTCGGCTGACCGGGCCTTATCTGCAGAAGCCATTGTTGCCGGAAATATTTGGTGCAACACAGGTCCTGGATAGTAAAAGTAATCGCAGTCTGGATGACTGGCAGACATTTCGGGAAGCGGGCGAGCGCCTGGCTTACTATTTAAATTATCACAGTTTCAATAGTATCCTGATGGCTGTTTCAGCGGATGGAAGTGCCATCTATCCTTCAGAGTTCCTCGCACCGACACCCCGCTACGATTCGGGAGTCTATCATTCCTCCGGTCAGGATGTGGTGCGAAAGGATGTTCTGGAGCTGTTGTTTCAGATCTTTAACCGGGAGAAGCTGACACTCGTTCCTGAGTTACAGTTTTCTTCCATGCTGAACTCACTGGAGCAGATGCTGCATGATGATTCCCGCAATTCCGCGGGAATTGAACTGGTCAATTCGGCCGGACAGACCTGGCGTGAAGCAAAAGGAACCTCGCGAGGGCAGGCTCCCTTTTATAATCCACTCGATCCGAGGGTTCAGGCTGAGATTGTCAAAATATTCCGTGAACTGGTAGTTCGCTATAAACGCCACCCTTCGTTTCAGGGGGTGGCCGTTCAATTGAGTCTGAATGGATACTTGCAGCTTCCTGGATTGGACTGGGGCTATGACGATCAGACTGTTCAGCAGTTCCAGAAAGAGACGGGAATCAAGATTCCCTTCAGTTCGGAAGCAAACAGGTATCAGGATCGGTATCGATTTCTGACGACAACAGCATTGCCGCAGTGGACGCAATGGCGTTGCCAGAAAATCCGGGAGCTGCATCAATTACTGGCGGATGTTCTCCAGGCAGAGTCACCAGATGCACAAATCGTTTTCTCTGCCCGTGAATTACTGCCTTCCCGCAGTCGAAATGGAGACGTGGTCACTGCCCTCAAAGGGGGAACCATGTTTCGGCCGATCTTAATGGAATTGGGCCTGGATTTTTCACACTACGATCAGATCGAAAATGCAGTTGTACTCCGGCCCGGTCAGTACAATTCACAGCAACAGGTTTCCTCGTTTGCGCACGTTCTGAATACGCACCCTTCAGTTGATGACGCATTTAAGTCTCGCGTCGGGGGCGCTTTATATTATCATGATCCCGTTGAAATCCGGATCGCCGAATTTGACAGGATTTCACCCTGGCAGCCGGCATTTACCTGGCTGGTTTCACAGGTGTCACCTGCTGACGAAAGTAATCGAAAACGGTATATTCATTCGATCGCCAGGCAGGATCCTTATTACATTTTTGATGGAGGCTGGACGATTCCATTTGGGCAGGAACGTGCGACCAAATCCATTCGCAGCCAGTTTCAGCAGCTTCCATCGCGTCCTTTTCAGACAGTCGATACAGCATCACAGCCTGTGGTGACCCGGCTGTCACGCGGTAAAGAAAAAGCATTTTTCTACTTCGTGAACGATTTCCCTTACCAGTGTCATGTTACGGTTGAAGCGACAGTTCCCTCGAAGGCGCCTGTGATTTCTCTCCAATCTGGTGATATTCTGGCCGCCTCGCGGTCCGGAGGTGAATCCAGGCAGTATTCGATCACACTCACACCATTTGATTTTCAGGCATTTCGAATTGATGATTCACAGATTCAGATTCAGTCGGTTCGCTGCGAGATTGCCAAACAGGATCTCATGCATCTGCAGGCGAAAATTGAACAGAAGAAACAAAGTCTGGTAAAGCTTCATCAGTCGATGGATGAGCTGACGGCGGTTGTCTTTCATGCCGATTTTGAAACTAAAAGTTCGCGGGATTATATCCTGGCTGGCTGGGAGTCGAAGGTTTCACAGGGGAATGCCTGGACGATCGATTCGACCGAATCGCATTCGGGAAAGACATCACTGGTTTTGGGAACCGCACCTGGAAATAATTTTCTTCGCACAAATCAAATTCCACTTCAGGATTCCCGCTATCTGAATATGAGCGTCTGGATGAAGTCAAATGCCAGTGACATGCAGGTTCGGATTGCATTGGAGGCAGAACAGAATGGAAGGCTGAAAGTTCAGTCAGCGATCATTTCTGTGGATCAGCAATGGCGCAAATATCTGTTTCGCGTGAAAGATATACCCGTCGATCAGATACGGAATGCCCACATTGTGGTTGAAAAGCTGGGATCAGAAAAATTGTGGATTGATGATGTTGATCTGCAGATCCATCAGATTTCGCCGGAAGATGATCGCCAGTTGACGAAGCTGGTATCGACACTTGCGCTTGCCTGGGACTCACAACGCTATCTCGACTGCTATCGACTCTTATGCAGCTACTGGGGTCAGTTTGGCGATACCGCTGAACTGCCTGCCACTCCCGCGGATGAGCAGACACCTGTAAAACATGCAGAGCGAAGAGGTATCAGAAAACTGCTCCAGCGGTGA